A window of Oncorhynchus kisutch isolate 150728-3 linkage group LG10, Okis_V2, whole genome shotgun sequence contains these coding sequences:
- the LOC109897980 gene encoding angiopoietin-related protein 1-like, with product MQGVVGVRRGVSWSLCGLLCLCLWGLSQCSGSRQARETRDQPRDHPMLRAKRAPADDVKKCSYTFLIPEQKITGPVCASATGPEPDKERVTRIDIADVREVLSKQRREIETMQLVVDVDGNMVNEMKLLRKESRNMNSRVTQLYMQLLHEIIRKRDNSLELAQLETRVLNVTSEMLRLASRYKELEGRFALMAGLVNNQSVLIAALEEQCLRTLGHSELPVVPPLVQVVPESIPVNSRFTNEIQRDHNNRAFPRGSRMDSPTASPFALNPPPPQGTLTSDGPFKDCYQVRQAGHSTSGMYLLKSEGSDRLIQAWCEHGLDNGGWTVLQRRKDGSVNFFRNWENYKKGFGNIDSEYWLGLENIYNLGKQGDYRLLVELEDWVGKKVYAEYSSFHLEPESEGYRLRLGTYQGNAGDSLSSHNGKMFTTLDRDKDAFSGNCAHFHKGGWWYNACGQTNLNGVWYSGGVYRSKFQDGIFWAEYGGGFYSLKSVRMMIRPID from the exons ATGCAGGGTGTGGTTGGGGTGAGACGGGGGGTGTCGTGGAGCCTGTGTGGCctgctctgcctctgtctctggggGCTGAGCCAGTGCAGCGGTTCCAGACAGGCCAGAGAGACCAGGGACCAGCCCAGGGACCATCCCATGCTCAGGGCCAAACGAGCTCCTGCTGATGATGTCAAGAAGTGCTCCTACACCTTCCTCATTCCCGAGCAGAAGATCACAG GCCCCGTCTGTGCCAGCGCCACGGGCCCAGAGCCGGACAAAGAGCGTGTGACGCGGATCGACATAGCTGACGTGAGAGAGGTGCTGTCCAAGCAGAGACGGGAGATTGAGACCATGCAGCTGGTGGTGGACGTGGACGGCAACATGGTGAACGAGATGAAGCTGctgaggaaagagagcaggaacATGAACTCCAGGGTGACCCAGCTTTACATGCAGCTGCTGCACGAGATCATCAGGAAGAGGGACAACTCCCTGGAGCTGGCCCAGCTGGAGACCCGGGTTCTCAACGTCACCTCAGAGATGCTGAGACTGGCTTCACGCTACAAG GAGCTGGAGGGGCGTTTCGCATTGATGGCAGGGTTGGTGAACAACCAGTCGGTGCTGATCGCTGCGTTGGAGGAGCAGTGTCTGCGGACCCTGGGGCATAGTGAACTACCTGTGGTCCCCCCGCTGGTCCAGGTGGTGCCAGAGAGTATCCCCGTCAACAGCCGCTTTACCAACGAGATACAGAGGGACCATAACAACCGAGCCTTCCCACGGGGGTCACGCATGGACTCCCCCACTGCCTCCCCATTTGCACTCAATCCGCCGCCACCGCAGGGCACGCTCACCTCAGACG gTCCGTTTAAGGATTGTTACCAGGTGCGCCAGGCGGGCCACAGCACCAGTGGGATGTACCTGCTTAAGTCAGAGGGCAGTGACCGGTTGATCCAGGCCTGGTGTGAACACGGCCTAGACAACGGAGGCTGGACTGTGCTACAGAGGAGGAAGGATGGATCGGTCAACTTCTTCAGGAACTGGGAGAACTACAAG AAAGGCTTTGGGAACATTGACAGTGAGTACTGGCTGGGTCTGGAGAACATCTATAACCTAGGGAAGCAGGGGGACTACAGGCTGCTGGTAGAGCTGGAGGACTGGGTGGGAAAGAAGGTGTATGCCGAGTACAGCAGCTTTCACCTGGAGCCTGAGAGTGAGGGGTACCGCCTGAGACTGGGCACCTACCAGGGAAACGCTGGAGACTCCCTCAGCAGCCACAATGGGAAAATGTTCACCACGCTGGACAGGGACAAGGACGCTTTCTCAG gTAACTGTGCTCACTTCCACAAGGGTGGCTGGTGGTACAACGCCTGTGGCCAGACCAACCTGAACGGAGTATGGTACAGCGGAGGGGTTTACCGCAGTAAGTTCCAGGATGGAATCTTCTGGGCCGAGTATGGAGGAGGGTTCTACTCCCTCAAGTCTGTCCGCATGATGATCCGACCTATCGATTGA